The following coding sequences are from one Leptospira mayottensis 200901116 window:
- a CDS encoding DUF1564 domain-containing protein, with the protein MDILLLDDGQKIESALIENSVGTDSLLVPNVYWNRLNAQERKALREKLPFLLRKYSKQIASMKRIHHRAGKIKYNRNVGKMKKFSIRVHTGVWATLGVLAAAHGVSRCYLFNYMLWLEEEENFLVENINPGVPSFHWTYKMTWKIDRKQNLISRELQFEPNPMTNKYPYYVKE; encoded by the coding sequence ATGGATATTCTTTTGTTGGATGACGGTCAAAAAATTGAGTCTGCCTTGATAGAAAATTCGGTTGGAACAGATTCTCTTTTGGTTCCAAATGTTTATTGGAATCGTTTAAATGCTCAAGAAAGAAAAGCCCTTCGGGAAAAACTTCCTTTTTTACTGAGAAAATATTCAAAGCAGATCGCTTCTATGAAGCGTATACATCATCGGGCCGGTAAAATCAAATACAATCGGAACGTTGGCAAAATGAAAAAGTTTAGTATTCGAGTCCATACTGGTGTTTGGGCTACCTTGGGTGTCTTAGCGGCGGCGCATGGGGTTTCAAGGTGTTATCTTTTTAATTACATGCTCTGGCTGGAGGAGGAGGAAAATTTTTTAGTGGAAAATATAAACCCAGGAGTTCCTAGCTTTCACTGGACTTACAAAATGACTTGGAAGATTGACAGGAAACAAAATCTCATTTCAAGAGAATTACAATTTGAACCAAACCCAATGACAAACAAATATCCATACTATGTAAAAGAATAA
- a CDS encoding IS3 family transposase (programmed frameshift), translating to MKKRFSEDQIHKILKESESGISTPELCRKYGISGNTFYRWRSKYGGLELNDLKRMKTLEEENSRLKKLYAELALENEAIKDVTRKKVVSREQKREALLLIKTRLGERKSCRLLQISRTGFRHRSRLQDKNMELKDRILTLAYKHKRAGYRQIHDFIRQEERVNHKRIYRLYSALGLKYRIKPKRKRVSLPAIPKIVPKKPEERWSMDFMSDSLYSGRKFRILNIIDDFGRFAVATQVEFSITSERLVRILNEVSEVRSLPKQIVVDNGPEFTSKAFLRWAFEKGVDIHFITPGKPTENAFIESFNGKMRNECLNENWFKNIEEAQRLVEDWRNFYNSERPHSSLGGLTPEEYLRRSA from the exons ATGAAAAAACGTTTCAGTGAAGATCAAATTCATAAGATTCTAAAGGAATCTGAATCAGGGATATCGACTCCTGAACTTTGTCGTAAATACGGAATCAGTGGTAACACTTTTTACCGTTGGCGTTCGAAATACGGCGGGTTAGAACTAAACGATCTAAAACGGATGAAGACTTTAGAGGAAGAAAACAGTAGGCTAAAGAAACTGTATGCAGAGTTAGCTTTAGAAAATGAAGCGATCA AAGATGTTACTCGAAAAAAAGTGGTGAGCCGTGAGCAGAAACGAGAGGCGCTCCTGTTAATCAAAACGCGGCTTGGAGAACGGAAATCCTGCCGTCTTTTGCAAATCTCCAGAACCGGCTTTCGACATCGTTCCAGGCTTCAGGACAAAAACATGGAATTGAAGGATCGAATTCTCACTTTAGCGTATAAGCATAAAAGGGCGGGATACAGACAGATTCATGATTTTATTCGGCAAGAAGAACGAGTAAACCATAAACGAATCTATCGCTTGTATTCAGCATTGGGCTTAAAATACCGAATCAAACCGAAACGAAAGAGAGTATCGTTACCTGCGATTCCAAAGATTGTTCCTAAGAAACCGGAGGAAAGGTGGTCGATGGATTTCATGTCGGATTCACTCTACTCGGGAAGAAAATTCAGAATATTGAATATCATCGATGACTTTGGACGATTCGCCGTGGCAACGCAGGTGGAATTCTCAATCACTTCGGAACGATTAGTAAGAATTTTGAATGAAGTATCTGAAGTCCGTAGCCTGCCAAAACAAATCGTTGTGGATAACGGTCCCGAATTCACATCAAAAGCTTTTTTACGATGGGCTTTTGAAAAAGGAGTCGATATTCATTTTATTACGCCGGGTAAGCCTACTGAGAATGCCTTCATCGAGAGCTTTAACGGAAAAATGCGAAACGAATGTTTAAATGAAAATTGGTTTAAGAATATTGAAGAAGCACAGCGCCTTGTCGAGGATTGGAGAAATTTCTATAATTCTGAAAGGCCACATAGTTCTCTTGGGGGACTTACTCCGGAGGAATATTTAAGACGCTCTGCTTAA
- a CDS encoding IS256 family transposase, whose amino-acid sequence MSKPKNRAEELLDELIKDKSPEDLLGNEGLLKQLTKSLIERAMQGEMTHHLGYEKNSSLGNNTGNSRNGKSNKKLKGDFGTIDLEIPRDRNGSFEPQIIQKGQTRFTGFDDKIISMYSRGMTTREITQHLQEIYQVEVSADLISEVTDSVLETVIEWQNRSLDKVYPILIMDALVVKVRDGHHVQNKSFYLALGINLQGTKEILGIWVERTEGAKFWLQILTDLKNRGVEDILIACVDGLKGFPDTIISVFPNAQVQLCIVHMVRNSLKWVSYKQKKELMIDLKAIYKSPSAEIAKKSLDDFSTKWDSQYPMISKSWRNNWESVIPFLAYPPNIRKAIYTTNAIESMNMGLRKIIKNRGSFPTDEAAIKLLYLALNNMSKKWTMPIQDWGKAMNQFSIIFGDRLKFDSF is encoded by the coding sequence ATGAGCAAACCCAAAAATCGAGCTGAAGAGCTACTCGATGAATTAATCAAAGATAAGAGTCCTGAAGATCTACTGGGAAATGAAGGCCTCTTAAAGCAACTAACGAAATCACTGATAGAGCGAGCGATGCAAGGTGAGATGACGCATCACCTTGGATATGAGAAGAATTCCTCGTTGGGCAATAACACAGGAAATTCTCGGAATGGAAAAAGTAACAAAAAGCTCAAAGGAGATTTTGGAACAATCGATTTGGAAATACCTCGAGACAGAAACGGCAGTTTCGAACCTCAGATCATACAAAAAGGTCAGACACGTTTTACCGGCTTCGATGACAAAATCATTTCGATGTATTCACGCGGAATGACCACACGAGAAATTACCCAACATCTCCAAGAAATCTATCAAGTGGAAGTCTCAGCGGATCTGATCTCAGAAGTCACCGATTCGGTACTGGAAACGGTGATCGAGTGGCAGAATCGTTCTTTGGATAAAGTATATCCAATTCTCATCATGGACGCGTTAGTCGTAAAGGTGAGAGACGGCCACCACGTTCAAAACAAATCCTTCTATTTGGCTTTAGGAATCAATCTACAGGGCACAAAAGAGATACTTGGGATTTGGGTGGAGCGCACCGAAGGAGCGAAGTTCTGGCTTCAGATCTTAACCGATTTAAAGAATCGCGGAGTTGAAGATATCTTAATTGCTTGTGTCGACGGGTTAAAGGGATTTCCGGATACGATCATATCAGTTTTTCCTAATGCACAAGTTCAACTTTGTATCGTTCATATGGTAAGGAATTCTTTGAAATGGGTTTCTTACAAACAGAAGAAAGAGTTGATGATTGATTTAAAGGCTATCTACAAATCTCCGTCGGCAGAGATTGCTAAGAAAAGCCTTGATGATTTTTCAACCAAATGGGACAGTCAATATCCGATGATCAGCAAGTCCTGGAGAAACAATTGGGAATCGGTGATTCCTTTTTTGGCTTATCCACCTAATATTCGTAAGGCGATTTACACCACAAACGCCATCGAATCTATGAATATGGGTTTAAGAAAAATTATCAAGAATCGGGGTTCGTTTCCTACCGATGAAGCGGCTATCAAGCTTCTTTATTTAGCTTTGAATAATATGTCTAAAAAATGGACCATGCCTATTCAAGATTGGGGAAAAGCAATGAATCAATTTTCGATTATTTTCGGCGATCGGTTGAAGTTCGATTCGTTTTAA
- the uvrA gene encoding excinuclease ABC subunit UvrA, producing the protein MQEIRIRGAREHNLKNINVDIPRDKLVVITGLSGSGKSSLAFDTIYAEGQRRYVESLSAYARQFLGQMEKPDLDLIEGLSPAISIEQKTTHRNPRSTVGTVTEIYDYLRLLYARVGKPHCPECGTPIQSMSVDQITARVLAFPQGSKLQILAPIVAGKKGEHKDVLEKIRKDGFNRVRINGEIRTLDEEIVLKKNFKTSIEIVVDRIVMKDGIRSRLADSVETALKQSEGLVILDDGSKDHILSQKMACPNGHDIGFTELSPRMFSFNSPYGACETCDGLGSLLEFDEDLLINDPELSLVDGCIEAWAGSKSNGFWFMATLKSLSDSLEFKMNTPWKNLPEKTRQTILYGDKKIKIEYDFRGANSHYEFTKEYEGVIPNLQRRYKDTKSDSMRQWFESYMTNHPCPSCKGKRLKRESLSVKVHNVPVDEFTSYSIERALNFVQNLKVTGAEEVIAKPILKEIHQRLSFLNDVGVGYLTLERSAGSLSGGEAQRIRLATQIGSRLMGVLYILDEPSIGLHQRDNTKLISTLKNLRDLGNTVLVVEHDHETMEESDWLIDMGPGAGIHGGSIVCAGTPANVAKHKDSLTGKYLSGRRNVPIPVKLREGNGSQLQIIGAKENNLKNIDVNIPLGKLVVITGVSGSGKSTLINDILYNAAAHKVMKMKTLAGKHKTIKGFENIDKIINIDQSPIGRTPRSNPATYTGLFTPIREMFAGLEEAKLRGYGPGRFSFNVSGGRCETCEGDGILKIEMHFLPDVYVTCEVCKGKRYNQETLEVRYKGKNIFDVLEMTVEDANQFFENIPIVKRKLETLLEVGLGYIRLGQPATTFSGGEAQRIKLATELSKRPTGKTLYILDEPTTGLHFEDVRHLSEVLHTLVDRGNSMIVIEHNLDVIKQADWIVDMGPEGGDGGGLIIAEGIPKDVAKVKNSYTGQYLKKVFASENGKSSVSSGSSNKNGMQKKNPPGKQNKK; encoded by the coding sequence TTGCAGGAAATTAGGATTCGCGGGGCAAGAGAACACAACCTTAAAAATATTAACGTGGATATTCCCAGAGATAAGCTTGTAGTTATTACGGGTTTATCCGGTTCCGGAAAATCTTCTCTCGCTTTTGACACAATCTATGCAGAAGGCCAGAGAAGATACGTAGAAAGTTTGTCTGCTTATGCCAGACAATTTCTGGGCCAAATGGAAAAACCGGATCTAGATTTGATCGAAGGCCTTTCTCCCGCAATCTCCATCGAACAAAAAACCACTCACAGAAACCCAAGATCCACCGTCGGAACAGTTACAGAAATCTACGATTATCTCAGACTTTTATACGCAAGAGTGGGGAAACCTCATTGTCCAGAATGTGGAACTCCGATTCAATCCATGTCCGTCGATCAAATCACTGCACGGGTTCTTGCATTTCCGCAGGGAAGTAAATTACAGATTCTTGCACCTATCGTTGCGGGTAAAAAAGGAGAACATAAAGACGTCCTAGAAAAAATTCGTAAAGACGGTTTTAACCGGGTAAGAATTAACGGAGAGATACGAACTCTCGACGAGGAAATCGTACTCAAGAAAAATTTTAAGACTTCCATTGAAATCGTAGTCGACCGAATCGTGATGAAAGACGGAATCCGAAGCCGTCTGGCCGATTCGGTAGAAACCGCACTCAAACAATCCGAAGGACTCGTGATCTTGGACGATGGTTCTAAGGATCATATCCTTTCTCAGAAGATGGCTTGTCCGAACGGACATGATATCGGTTTTACCGAACTTTCTCCTCGAATGTTTTCCTTCAATTCCCCTTATGGAGCTTGTGAGACCTGCGACGGCTTGGGAAGTCTATTGGAATTCGACGAGGACCTTTTGATCAACGATCCGGAACTTTCCTTGGTCGACGGTTGTATCGAGGCTTGGGCCGGTTCCAAAAGTAACGGCTTTTGGTTTATGGCGACCCTCAAATCCTTATCCGATTCCTTGGAGTTTAAAATGAACACTCCGTGGAAAAATCTTCCTGAAAAAACGAGACAAACTATTCTCTATGGAGATAAGAAGATCAAAATCGAATACGATTTTCGGGGAGCCAATTCTCATTATGAATTCACAAAAGAATACGAGGGTGTAATCCCCAATTTGCAAAGAAGATACAAGGATACAAAATCAGATTCAATGCGACAGTGGTTCGAATCTTACATGACCAATCATCCTTGTCCTTCCTGCAAAGGGAAACGTCTAAAACGGGAAAGTCTTTCCGTAAAAGTGCATAATGTTCCAGTGGACGAATTCACTTCGTATTCCATCGAAAGGGCCTTAAACTTTGTTCAAAATCTGAAAGTCACCGGAGCCGAAGAAGTGATCGCAAAACCAATTTTGAAGGAGATTCATCAGAGACTTTCCTTCTTAAATGACGTCGGAGTCGGTTACTTAACCCTGGAAAGAAGCGCGGGTTCCTTGTCGGGAGGAGAAGCACAGCGTATCCGACTTGCAACTCAGATCGGTTCAAGATTGATGGGTGTTCTTTACATTCTGGATGAACCTTCCATCGGTCTGCATCAAAGAGATAATACAAAACTCATCTCCACTCTCAAAAACTTAAGAGATCTAGGAAACACGGTTCTTGTAGTCGAACACGATCACGAAACAATGGAAGAATCGGATTGGTTGATCGATATGGGACCAGGGGCAGGGATCCATGGTGGTTCTATCGTTTGTGCGGGAACTCCTGCCAACGTAGCAAAACACAAGGATTCTCTAACCGGAAAGTATCTTTCGGGAAGAAGAAATGTTCCGATTCCAGTAAAACTCCGGGAAGGAAATGGAAGCCAGCTTCAAATCATCGGAGCCAAAGAAAACAATCTCAAGAATATAGACGTAAATATCCCTCTAGGTAAGTTAGTCGTCATTACAGGTGTTTCCGGATCCGGAAAGTCGACTCTCATCAACGATATTCTTTACAACGCCGCCGCTCACAAGGTGATGAAGATGAAAACCTTGGCGGGAAAACATAAGACGATCAAGGGTTTTGAAAATATCGACAAGATCATAAATATAGACCAATCCCCCATTGGACGAACTCCCCGCTCCAATCCCGCGACATATACCGGACTTTTTACACCGATTCGGGAAATGTTCGCAGGACTTGAAGAAGCAAAACTGAGAGGATACGGGCCCGGAAGATTTAGCTTCAACGTAAGCGGGGGGCGTTGTGAAACTTGCGAAGGTGATGGGATTCTGAAAATAGAAATGCACTTTTTACCAGACGTATATGTGACCTGCGAAGTTTGCAAAGGAAAACGATACAACCAAGAAACATTAGAAGTTCGTTATAAAGGGAAAAATATATTTGACGTTCTTGAAATGACCGTAGAGGACGCAAATCAATTTTTCGAAAACATTCCCATCGTAAAAAGAAAATTGGAAACCCTTTTGGAAGTAGGACTAGGTTACATCCGGCTCGGGCAACCCGCTACTACGTTTTCAGGTGGAGAAGCCCAAAGAATCAAACTTGCCACAGAACTTTCCAAAAGACCCACAGGAAAAACCCTTTACATTTTGGACGAACCAACAACGGGACTTCACTTTGAAGACGTTAGACATCTTTCAGAAGTCCTTCACACTCTTGTAGATCGAGGAAATTCCATGATCGTAATAGAACACAATTTAGATGTGATTAAACAAGCAGACTGGATTGTGGATATGGGACCCGAAGGAGGGGATGGGGGAGGACTTATTATAGCGGAAGGGATTCCGAAAGACGTGGCAAAAGTAAAAAATTCCTATACAGGTCAATATCTTAAGAAAGTCTTTGCATCCGAAAACGGTAAATCCTCTGTATCGAGCGGCTCTTCGAATAAAAACGGGATGCAGAAAAAAAATCCGCCCGGGAAACAAAACAAAAAGTGA
- a CDS encoding IS5 family transposase (programmed frameshift) has protein sequence MKSDLGHLDIPEEIWKRLHPLLPKRKTNSKKGGRPRLDDRVAMAAIFYRVRTGIQWRYIPPMFGSKSTLHRRFQEWVASGVFDKIEKEALKLYERTVKIRTKRMASDGSFARAPQRGAFTGPNPTDRGKRGLKRHILVDRRGAPVAFVIASAGTHDSKLLFPTLEKFKVFRNKKLLKPEILSLDKAYSNKTIKNNLKKKNIQYRIPNKKNARNPEWIAPLNPFRWTVERTFAWFNAFRAIKTCWEFKFENYKALFQIAFAIILIRMSWK, from the exons ATGAAATCAGATTTAGGTCATTTAGATATCCCTGAAGAGATTTGGAAACGCCTTCATCCCTTGCTACCAAAGCGTAAAACAAACTCCAAGAAAGGAGGTCGTCCTCGGCTTGATGATAGAGTGGCGATGGCCGCAATATTTTACAGGGTAAGAACAGGAATTCAATGGAGATATATACCTCCGATGTTCGGTTCAAAATCAACGTTACATAGAAGATTTCAGGAATGGGTAGCCAGCGGAGTTTTTGATAAAATTGAAAAAGAAGCATTAAAACTTTATGAGCGCACTGTTAAAATTAGAACTAAAAGAATGGCATCTGATGGTAGCTTCGCAAGAGCTC CCCAAAGGGGGGCTTTCACGGGTCCAAACCCGACGGATCGCGGCAAAAGAGGCCTTAAAAGGCATATTCTCGTCGATCGGCGTGGAGCACCTGTAGCTTTTGTAATCGCTTCGGCAGGAACTCACGATTCTAAATTACTTTTTCCTACTTTAGAAAAGTTCAAAGTATTTAGAAACAAAAAATTGCTTAAACCAGAAATCCTTTCTTTAGATAAGGCTTACTCTAACAAAACGATTAAGAACAATTTAAAAAAGAAGAATATTCAATATCGAATTCCAAATAAAAAGAATGCGAGAAATCCTGAATGGATTGCTCCGCTAAATCCTTTTAGATGGACAGTCGAACGTACTTTTGCTTGGTTTAATGCATTTAGAGCCATAAAAACTTGTTGGGAATTCAAATTTGAAAATTATAAGGCATTATTCCAAATCGCATTTGCTATCATTTTAATTAGAATGTCCTGGAAATAG
- a CDS encoding S1/P1 nuclease, translating to MKTINYIKLSTLIIIILLGNSNVYAWGHQGHKAIGIIAQHLLANSKAFEEINKILGSLTLEEISTCPDELRVFQSEKKPMSPVCNQIFTNPEPPTNTGSWHFIDIPVSQFNPTHEDIAKACKSSCVLTEIDRWSNILADTTQANAKRLQALSFVVHFIGDIHQPLHVAERNHDFGGNKVKVRIGRYKTNLHSFWDTNLVNYISTNPISTTILLKSDIAFAQTEAQTTPEAWVLQGFQFARNVAYDGIPIDYSSVVRISNTYIQNAIPVVKHQLASAGVRLSQHLTNIFSSSRK from the coding sequence ATGAAAACAATCAATTACATAAAATTATCAACTTTGATTATAATCATTCTATTAGGAAATTCAAATGTTTATGCCTGGGGACATCAGGGACACAAAGCAATTGGAATTATTGCGCAACATCTATTGGCTAATTCTAAAGCGTTTGAAGAAATCAATAAAATTCTAGGAAGTTTAACTTTAGAAGAAATTTCAACATGTCCTGATGAACTTAGAGTATTCCAATCTGAAAAGAAGCCGATGAGCCCAGTTTGTAATCAAATCTTTACTAATCCCGAGCCCCCTACAAATACCGGTTCATGGCATTTTATAGACATTCCCGTTTCACAGTTCAACCCTACACACGAAGATATAGCAAAAGCTTGTAAATCTTCTTGTGTACTCACGGAGATTGATAGATGGAGCAATATATTAGCAGATACTACTCAGGCTAATGCAAAAAGATTACAGGCTCTTTCATTTGTTGTGCATTTTATTGGAGACATACACCAACCTTTGCATGTTGCGGAAAGAAATCATGATTTTGGCGGCAATAAAGTAAAAGTGAGAATTGGGAGATATAAAACGAATTTACACAGTTTTTGGGATACAAATTTAGTAAATTATATTAGTACAAATCCTATTTCAACGACTATCCTTCTAAAATCAGATATAGCCTTTGCACAAACTGAAGCACAAACTACTCCGGAAGCCTGGGTGCTCCAGGGTTTTCAATTTGCTCGTAATGTTGCTTATGACGGAATTCCCATCGATTATTCTTCTGTTGTAAGGATTTCAAATACATATATCCAGAACGCTATACCGGTAGTGAAACACCAACTGGCAAGTGCAGGAGTCAGATTATCACAGCACCTCACTAATATATTTTCAAGTTCTAGAAAGTAA
- a CDS encoding LA_2444/LA_4059 family outer membrane protein yields the protein MRENLLYFLFLKRYFGIWIFLCIYSLQANPIFSQEKEKNQEGVKKKSFFEFWIKRQTYRWTPYDYTSFSEHSSLESSNKTDSIKQNQKVLVPLVFRYDNLEKKFRIEISAYEIELANANTNFTRAGDRVRRYYFNPMLRSEAEFNFYKILNWSEDWKVFAGAGIRNINKYKYGYFLKEGSYQEYFYTYGPQIVLNTECKLWKEISVHLSLDLFYTEGNRFYKDRMITPDLIVVSNGNAGVKGIYRGYEIDFSLSYKIFETVKLYAGYNYIYSYFSYLGFNQIDFTLGNSQNSPIQTQANDVPFMVRPIRSGNHDILHGFYFGVAVGF from the coding sequence ATGAGAGAGAATTTACTTTATTTCCTTTTTCTGAAACGTTATTTTGGGATTTGGATTTTTCTTTGTATCTACTCCCTGCAAGCGAATCCGATATTTTCGCAGGAGAAAGAAAAAAATCAAGAAGGTGTAAAGAAAAAGTCCTTTTTTGAGTTCTGGATCAAACGTCAGACGTATCGATGGACCCCTTACGATTATACTTCCTTTTCAGAGCATTCTTCTTTGGAAAGTTCGAACAAAACGGATTCTATAAAACAAAATCAGAAAGTATTGGTTCCGCTCGTGTTTCGATATGATAATTTGGAGAAAAAGTTTAGGATCGAGATTTCCGCATATGAAATCGAATTAGCAAACGCGAATACGAATTTTACTCGGGCTGGGGATCGGGTCCGAAGATATTATTTTAACCCGATGCTTCGTTCTGAAGCAGAATTCAATTTTTATAAAATTCTAAATTGGAGCGAGGATTGGAAAGTTTTTGCGGGTGCTGGAATTCGAAATATTAATAAATATAAGTACGGATACTTTCTTAAAGAGGGAAGTTATCAGGAATATTTCTACACATATGGCCCACAGATTGTATTGAATACTGAATGCAAACTTTGGAAAGAAATTTCCGTACATCTAAGTCTGGATCTTTTTTATACGGAAGGTAATCGTTTTTATAAGGACCGGATGATCACGCCGGATTTGATCGTAGTTTCGAACGGAAACGCAGGAGTCAAAGGAATCTATCGGGGTTATGAGATCGATTTTTCATTGAGTTATAAGATTTTTGAAACGGTAAAACTCTACGCCGGTTACAACTATATCTATTCTTACTTCTCGTATCTTGGGTTCAATCAAATCGATTTTACACTGGGAAATTCTCAAAACTCTCCGATTCAAACGCAGGCAAATGATGTTCCTTTTATGGTTCGTCCCATTCGTTCGGGAAATCATGATATTTTGCATGGATTTTATTTCGGAGTCGCCGTTGGTTTTTAG
- a CDS encoding enterotoxin A family protein yields MQKTLIILIGFFLLGTLEDLYANRERPLPDPVDIVEGVHENQVATPPIEVFYLVTVLTPEQVRASDGFWSAGASSADSTNLDFSLLNHVTPRVNSERSGYISLLRNFIHTLIYAQSNISGDYYIYQIAGGFNIVDVQGSLGPYTPSNSTAEAVALNRIYWNQVYGWTHFSSNFSFSLNEPEPFEHNLMFDRETFANATSSPGLPELAGFPQGDPRWGNAFFANVAGCEAPLRKRSDGRCYLQQTLLDTAQKISNASRKKSRLPTLPFFKTPISQTISSKGVFINLSDYTSGLCYVVSKDTMECRSILNNGKLGSIKKTTISDTGYEDSHMFGDINNDRKDDFCRLVVGTNKSTLLKCNLGDGEGNFPTEISFGSLDGGWASGGAADKRMIVKGISGKSFFCRIIDGYEIACTELVQNRSGNSVTFTLGQSGITKGKHYYSTLARQFSIFTDSNQDGVPDWCHITSEQYNRFDLDCWWSLRNQQFSKHVPIKYLIGNVNNDVMTNARIMNPWIHDFCYISKNQLNSSVRCYNFPSQKQYESSSGFNYATRLMEAKGLMKKDGYSLCATEARNHGKTMRLSCVSKGSDIGFTPVFSTVDFEDYGNVLNEKQTKIVYSNGRSLFCTIGANDVRCLPLNQDGPTCQRVVPARTRSVRTLKSSFTGLENFQGKNECLALNNKDRCFNKNGICYKWDY; encoded by the coding sequence ATGCAAAAAACTTTAATAATTTTAATAGGTTTCTTTTTATTAGGAACTTTAGAAGATCTGTATGCAAATCGGGAAAGACCTCTTCCTGATCCGGTCGACATTGTCGAAGGAGTACATGAAAATCAGGTCGCTACGCCTCCGATAGAAGTTTTTTATCTAGTTACTGTTTTAACTCCGGAGCAAGTACGTGCTTCTGATGGATTTTGGTCGGCCGGGGCATCGTCTGCAGATTCTACAAATCTAGATTTTTCACTGTTAAACCATGTCACTCCCAGAGTTAATAGTGAAAGATCAGGTTATATTAGCTTGTTAAGGAATTTTATACACACACTCATTTATGCACAATCGAATATTTCTGGAGATTATTACATTTATCAGATTGCTGGAGGATTTAATATTGTGGATGTACAAGGTTCTCTCGGTCCTTACACTCCTTCTAATTCGACAGCAGAGGCCGTTGCATTGAATCGAATTTATTGGAATCAAGTTTATGGATGGACTCATTTTTCAAGTAATTTTAGTTTTAGCTTAAACGAACCCGAACCATTCGAACATAATCTTATGTTTGATCGAGAGACGTTTGCGAATGCTACTTCTTCACCCGGGCTTCCAGAGTTAGCTGGATTTCCCCAAGGTGACCCTAGGTGGGGGAATGCATTTTTTGCGAATGTCGCAGGGTGTGAAGCCCCTTTGCGTAAACGTAGTGATGGCAGATGTTATCTACAGCAGACATTGTTAGATACTGCTCAAAAAATTTCCAATGCGAGTAGAAAGAAAAGTAGGCTACCAACTCTTCCATTCTTTAAAACTCCTATCTCTCAAACTATATCTAGTAAAGGGGTGTTTATAAATCTATCGGACTATACATCTGGATTATGTTACGTTGTTTCGAAAGATACAATGGAATGCAGATCTATTCTAAACAATGGAAAACTCGGTTCCATCAAAAAAACTACAATCAGCGATACGGGCTATGAGGATTCGCATATGTTTGGAGATATCAACAATGATCGGAAAGACGATTTTTGTCGTTTAGTGGTTGGGACAAATAAATCCACTCTATTAAAATGTAATTTAGGTGATGGGGAAGGAAATTTTCCTACTGAAATTAGTTTTGGATCTTTAGATGGTGGCTGGGCATCCGGCGGCGCGGCTGACAAGCGTATGATTGTTAAAGGAATTTCTGGTAAATCTTTTTTTTGCCGGATTATAGACGGATATGAGATAGCTTGTACGGAATTAGTTCAAAATCGTAGCGGAAATAGCGTCACTTTTACTTTAGGACAATCTGGAATAACGAAAGGTAAACATTATTATTCTACTTTGGCTAGACAATTTAGTATTTTTACGGATTCTAATCAAGATGGTGTTCCAGATTGGTGCCATATTACAAGCGAGCAATATAATAGATTCGATTTGGATTGCTGGTGGTCTTTGAGAAATCAACAATTTTCCAAACATGTACCGATAAAATATTTAATTGGGAATGTTAACAACGATGTAATGACCAATGCAAGAATTATGAATCCTTGGATACACGATTTTTGTTACATTTCTAAAAATCAGCTCAATAGTTCTGTTCGATGTTACAATTTTCCAAGTCAAAAACAATATGAATCATCAAGTGGATTCAACTACGCAACTCGGCTCATGGAAGCTAAAGGTCTTATGAAGAAGGATGGTTATTCTCTTTGTGCTACTGAAGCCAGAAATCACGGAAAAACAATGAGACTTTCCTGTGTTTCAAAAGGATCTGATATTGGATTTACTCCTGTTTTTTCAACGGTGGACTTTGAAGATTATGGAAATGTTTTGAATGAAAAACAGACAAAAATTGTTTATTCCAACGGAAGAAGTTTGTTTTGTACGATCGGAGCGAATGATGTTAGATGCCTTCCACTCAATCAGGATGGTCCAACTTGCCAGCGCGTGGTTCCGGCTCGGACAAGATCTGTACGAACTCTTAAAAGTAGTTTTACAGGATTGGAAAATTTCCAGGGAAAAAATGAATGTTTAGCGTTAAATAACAAAGATAGATGTTTTAACAAAAATGGAATTTGTTATAAGTGGGATTATTAA